One Leisingera sp. M658 genomic window carries:
- a CDS encoding glutathione S-transferase — protein MKLTYSPASPFARKVLVLLHETGQIEDVEVLNVTTTPLSPSAEVKASNPLAKIPALERNDGPALYDSRVICAYLDDRAGGRLYGGGWDSKVLEATADGIMDAAILMAYEKRLRPEEKQWDGWLDAQRSKVLGGCAALNARWMSHLQGPLDIGQIAVACALGYVDLRHPDAGWRQGNEALAEWFAGFESRPSMQATKPPAG, from the coding sequence ATGAAGCTTACATATTCACCGGCGTCGCCCTTTGCCCGCAAGGTATTGGTGCTGCTGCATGAGACCGGGCAGATTGAGGATGTTGAAGTCCTGAATGTGACCACAACGCCTCTCAGCCCCAGTGCAGAGGTGAAAGCCAGCAACCCGCTGGCCAAAATCCCGGCGCTTGAGCGCAATGACGGGCCGGCGCTCTATGACAGCCGGGTGATCTGCGCCTATCTGGACGACCGGGCCGGCGGCAGGCTGTATGGCGGCGGCTGGGACAGTAAGGTTCTGGAAGCCACCGCCGACGGCATTATGGATGCGGCAATCTTAATGGCTTATGAAAAACGTCTGCGCCCTGAGGAAAAACAATGGGATGGCTGGCTGGATGCGCAGCGCAGCAAGGTGCTGGGCGGCTGTGCCGCGCTGAATGCGCGCTGGATGAGCCATCTGCAGGGGCCGCTTGATATTGGCCAGATCGCGGTGGCCTGTGCGCTGGGATATGTGGACTTGCGCCACCCGGATGCGGGCTGGCGCCAGGGCAACGAGGCACTGGCGGAGTGGTTTGCGGGCTTCGAATCGCGCCCCTCGATGCAGGCCACAAAACCGCCGGCGGGCTAA
- the petB gene encoding cytochrome b, with amino-acid sequence MSGIPHDHYEPKTGAEKWLHSRLPIVGLVYDTIMIPTPKNLNWWWIWGIVLAFCLVLQIVTGIVLVMHYTPHADLAFASIEHIMRDVNGGHMLRYLHMNGASLFFVAVYIHIFRGLFYGSYKAPREIIWIVGMLIYLMMMGTAFMGYVLPWGQMSFWGATVITGLFGAIPFIGEPIQTWLLGGPAVDNATLNRFFSLHYLLPFVIAALVIIHIWAFHTTGNNNPTGVDVRKGSKAEAEKDTLPFWPYFVIKDFLGLAVVLVIFWAIVGFMPNYLGHPDNYIEANPLVTPAHIVPEWYFLPFYAILRAFTSEVWVVQFASFVTGGIVDAKFFGVLAMFGAIAVMALVPWLDTSRVRSGRYRPMFKWWFALLVVDFFALMWLGAMPAEEPYASFSLIASAYWFGYFLVILPLLGVIEKPTAQPATIEEDFDAHYGKKSSAEATPAE; translated from the coding sequence ATGTCCGGTATTCCGCACGACCATTACGAGCCGAAGACAGGTGCAGAGAAGTGGCTGCACAGCCGCCTGCCCATCGTCGGTCTCGTCTACGACACAATCATGATCCCCACCCCCAAGAACCTGAACTGGTGGTGGATCTGGGGCATCGTCCTGGCGTTCTGCCTAGTGCTGCAAATCGTCACCGGCATTGTCCTGGTGATGCATTACACGCCGCATGCCGATCTGGCCTTTGCCTCGATCGAGCACATCATGCGCGACGTGAACGGCGGCCATATGCTGCGTTACCTGCATATGAACGGCGCCTCGCTGTTCTTTGTTGCTGTCTACATCCATATCTTCCGCGGCCTGTTCTACGGCTCCTACAAGGCGCCCCGCGAGATCATCTGGATTGTCGGCATGCTGATCTACCTGATGATGATGGGCACCGCCTTCATGGGCTATGTTCTGCCTTGGGGGCAGATGTCCTTCTGGGGTGCGACCGTGATCACCGGCCTGTTCGGCGCGATCCCGTTCATCGGCGAGCCGATCCAGACCTGGCTTTTGGGCGGACCGGCGGTGGACAATGCGACGCTGAACCGCTTCTTCTCGCTGCACTACCTGCTGCCGTTTGTGATTGCAGCCTTGGTGATCATCCACATCTGGGCCTTCCACACCACCGGCAACAACAACCCCACCGGTGTTGATGTCCGTAAGGGCTCCAAGGCTGAAGCCGAAAAAGACACCCTGCCGTTCTGGCCGTACTTCGTGATCAAGGACTTCCTGGGCCTGGCCGTTGTGCTGGTGATCTTCTGGGCAATCGTCGGCTTCATGCCGAACTACCTGGGCCACCCGGACAACTACATCGAAGCCAACCCGCTGGTGACCCCGGCGCACATCGTTCCGGAATGGTACTTCCTGCCGTTCTACGCGATCCTGCGGGCATTTACCTCGGAAGTGTGGGTGGTTCAGTTTGCCTCCTTCGTGACCGGCGGCATCGTTGACGCCAAGTTCTTTGGTGTTCTGGCGATGTTCGGTGCGATTGCCGTGATGGCGCTGGTGCCCTGGCTGGATACCTCGCGCGTCCGTTCGGGCCGTTACCGTCCGATGTTCAAATGGTGGTTTGCGCTGCTGGTGGTCGATTTCTTTGCCCTGATGTGGCTGGGTGCGATGCCGGCGGAAGAGCCCTATGCATCGTTCTCGCTGATCGCATCGGCCTATTGGTTCGGCTACTTCCTGGTGATCCTGCCGCTGCTTGGTGTGATCGAGAAGCCGACGGCTCAGCCTGCCACAATCGAAGAGGATTTCGACGCCCACTACGGCAAGAAGTCTTCTGCTGAAGCCACTCCTGCCGAGTAA
- the mtaB gene encoding tRNA (N(6)-L-threonylcarbamoyladenosine(37)-C(2))-methylthiotransferase MtaB yields the protein MSAPKFTTLGCRLNAYETEAMKELSQQAGLENAVVVNTCAVTAEAVRKARQEIRKLRREHPEAPIIVTGCAAQTEPETFAAMEEVTRVIGNTEKMQAETWQQIAKGPDFIGTTEKVQVDDIMSVTETAGHLIDGFGTRSRAYVQVQNGCDHRCTFCIIPYGRGNSRSVPAGVVIDQIKRLVDKGYNEVVLTGVDLTSWGADLPAQPRLGDLVMRILKLVPDLPRLRISSIDSIEADDNLMQAIATEPRLMPHLHLSLQHGDDLILKRMARRHLRDDAIAFCEEARRLRPEMTFGADIIAGFPTETDAHFENSLKLVTDCDLTWLHVFPYSKRDGTPAAKIPSQVNGNVTKERAARLRAAGDAQVARHLADQIGQTHRILMENPHMGRTEQFTEVAFAAPQPEGRIVTAAITGASGSQLTA from the coding sequence ATGAGCGCACCCAAGTTCACCACCCTTGGCTGCCGCCTCAACGCCTATGAGACCGAGGCGATGAAGGAATTGAGCCAGCAGGCGGGCCTTGAGAATGCTGTGGTCGTCAATACTTGCGCGGTGACTGCAGAGGCGGTGCGCAAGGCACGCCAGGAAATCCGCAAGCTGCGCCGGGAGCACCCGGAGGCGCCCATCATCGTGACCGGCTGCGCCGCCCAGACCGAGCCGGAAACCTTTGCCGCGATGGAAGAAGTCACCCGCGTCATCGGCAACACCGAGAAGATGCAGGCCGAGACATGGCAGCAGATCGCCAAGGGCCCGGACTTCATCGGCACCACAGAAAAGGTGCAGGTCGACGACATCATGTCGGTGACTGAAACCGCAGGCCATCTGATCGACGGCTTCGGCACCCGCTCCCGCGCCTATGTGCAGGTCCAGAACGGCTGCGACCACCGCTGCACCTTCTGCATCATCCCCTATGGCCGCGGCAACTCCCGCTCCGTCCCCGCAGGCGTGGTCATCGACCAGATTAAGCGGCTGGTGGACAAGGGCTATAACGAAGTGGTTCTGACCGGCGTGGACCTCACCTCCTGGGGCGCTGATCTGCCTGCGCAGCCGCGTTTGGGCGATCTGGTGATGCGCATCCTGAAACTGGTGCCGGACTTGCCGCGCCTGCGCATCTCCTCGATCGATTCGATTGAAGCGGATGATAACCTGATGCAGGCCATCGCCACCGAACCGCGGCTGATGCCGCATTTGCATCTGTCATTGCAGCATGGCGACGATCTGATCCTGAAACGCATGGCCCGCCGCCACCTGCGCGACGACGCCATCGCGTTTTGCGAGGAAGCCCGCCGCCTGCGCCCGGAGATGACGTTTGGCGCCGACATCATCGCCGGCTTCCCGACCGAGACCGACGCACATTTTGAGAACTCGCTGAAGCTGGTCACCGACTGCGACCTGACCTGGCTGCACGTCTTCCCCTATTCCAAGCGGGACGGCACCCCAGCCGCAAAGATCCCCAGCCAGGTGAATGGAAACGTCACCAAGGAACGCGCCGCCCGTCTGCGCGCGGCTGGCGACGCCCAGGTCGCCCGCCACCTGGCTGATCAGATCGGCCAGACCCACCGCATCCTGATGGAAAACCCGCATATGGGACGCACCGAGCAATTCACCGAGGTGGCTTTTGCCGCCCCGCAGCCAGAGGGCCGGATCGTCACCGCCGCCATAACAGGCGCCAGCGGCAGCCAGCTCACCGCCTGA
- a CDS encoding ACP S-malonyltransferase, with protein MTRTAVLICPGRGTYNKAELGYLHRHHADKAALFAGFDAQRKDAGQEEVTALDGATRFSVSKYSRGDIASPLIYASTLADAQSLADDIEIVAVTGNSMGWYTALAAAGALSAADGFKVVNTMGTLMQQQLIGGQLVYPFAGPDWQDNPRRKTELLDLAAEINAREEHDLGLSIDLGGMLVLAGNEAGLTAFEAAVPVLDDRFPMRLANHAAFHTALQAPVAAEGRKRLSAEMFSQPDVPLIDGRGQIWWPGATDKQALWDYTLGRQVVETYDFTRAVQNAAYEFAPDLFIVTGPGTTLGGAVAQSLAQISWKGVIGKAGFKARQAEDPLLISMGEDAQRSSVSG; from the coding sequence ATGACTCGCACGGCTGTTCTGATCTGCCCGGGACGGGGCACTTACAACAAGGCGGAACTGGGGTACCTGCACCGTCACCATGCGGACAAGGCGGCGCTGTTCGCCGGATTTGATGCGCAGCGAAAGGACGCCGGGCAGGAGGAAGTCACGGCGTTGGACGGGGCAACCCGGTTTTCGGTGTCAAAGTACTCCCGCGGGGATATTGCATCGCCATTGATCTATGCCTCAACCCTGGCGGATGCGCAGTCGCTGGCGGATGACATTGAAATTGTCGCGGTTACCGGCAATTCCATGGGCTGGTACACCGCGCTGGCGGCAGCCGGAGCGCTAAGCGCGGCAGATGGGTTCAAGGTGGTGAACACCATGGGCACGCTGATGCAGCAGCAACTGATCGGCGGCCAGCTGGTCTATCCCTTTGCAGGTCCGGATTGGCAGGATAACCCGCGCCGCAAGACCGAGCTGCTGGACTTGGCGGCAGAGATCAATGCGCGCGAGGAGCATGATCTGGGGCTGTCGATTGACTTGGGCGGAATGCTGGTGCTGGCCGGGAATGAGGCCGGGTTGACAGCGTTTGAGGCGGCGGTGCCAGTGCTGGACGACCGCTTCCCCATGCGGCTGGCCAACCATGCCGCGTTCCATACAGCGCTGCAAGCACCGGTGGCAGCAGAGGGGCGCAAGCGGCTGAGTGCCGAGATGTTCTCTCAGCCGGATGTACCGCTGATCGATGGCCGCGGGCAGATCTGGTGGCCGGGTGCCACGGATAAACAGGCGCTGTGGGATTACACGCTTGGGCGTCAGGTGGTGGAGACCTATGACTTCACCCGCGCGGTGCAGAATGCAGCTTATGAGTTTGCGCCGGACCTGTTCATCGTGACCGGCCCCGGCACCACACTGGGCGGCGCCGTGGCCCAATCCCTGGCACAAATCAGTTGGAAAGGGGTGATTGGAAAGGCGGGTTTTAAAGCGCGGCAGGCGGAGGATCCGCTGTTGATCTCCATGGGGGAAGACGCACAGCGGTCATCGGTAAGCGGCTGA
- a CDS encoding cytochrome c1, translating into MFKKLATGAAFALAMIPAASYAAGGGEQHITDYAFSFEGPFGTYDRNQLQRGLQIYTEVCAACHGLKLVPLRTLGDEGGPQLPEDQVRAYAADNFSVYDAALDEDRPAKPVDHFPENNNAGAPDLSMMAKARAGFHGPYGSGLNQLFKGMGGAEYIASLLAGYTGEEKEEAGTIFYENTAFPGGWISMAPPLSDEQVEFADGHANDVEAMSQDVAAFLMWTAEPKMMARKQAGFVGVLFLTVLSVLLYLTNKKLWAPHKGKD; encoded by the coding sequence ATGTTCAAGAAACTGGCAACCGGTGCCGCCTTCGCTCTGGCCATGATCCCTGCTGCGTCTTACGCAGCAGGCGGCGGCGAGCAGCACATCACCGACTACGCCTTCTCGTTTGAAGGCCCGTTCGGAACTTATGACCGCAACCAGCTGCAGCGCGGGTTGCAGATCTACACCGAGGTTTGCGCAGCCTGCCACGGGCTGAAGCTGGTGCCGTTGCGCACCCTGGGCGACGAGGGCGGCCCGCAGCTGCCGGAAGATCAGGTGCGTGCCTACGCGGCCGACAACTTCAGCGTCTATGATGCGGCACTGGATGAGGACCGCCCGGCTAAGCCGGTCGACCACTTCCCGGAAAACAACAACGCCGGCGCCCCGGACCTCAGCATGATGGCCAAGGCGCGTGCGGGTTTCCACGGCCCTTACGGTTCGGGTCTGAACCAGCTGTTCAAGGGCATGGGCGGCGCTGAATACATCGCTTCTCTGCTGGCTGGCTATACCGGCGAAGAAAAGGAAGAGGCTGGCACCATCTTCTATGAAAACACTGCCTTCCCGGGCGGTTGGATTTCGATGGCGCCGCCGCTGTCGGATGAGCAGGTGGAGTTTGCTGACGGCCATGCCAATGACGTGGAAGCTATGTCGCAGGACGTCGCTGCCTTCCTGATGTGGACTGCTGAACCCAAGATGATGGCGCGCAAGCAGGCCGGTTTTGTCGGCGTGCTGTTCCTGACCGTTCTGTCGGTTCTGCTGTATCTGACCAACAAGAAGCTGTGGGCGCCGCACAAGGGCAAAGACTGA
- a CDS encoding antibiotic biosynthesis monooxygenase, translated as MIMRIFQVVIRPGKEADFSKFFHETAIPLMKGTDGIVTVLPGAPRAESPREFSFVMVWKDLASLKAFAGEDYTSPHIDPAEAELVESRSIKHYDLVEV; from the coding sequence ATGATCATGCGGATATTCCAGGTTGTCATCCGGCCGGGCAAGGAGGCGGATTTCAGCAAGTTCTTCCATGAGACCGCCATTCCGCTAATGAAAGGCACCGATGGCATCGTTACTGTCCTGCCAGGCGCGCCGCGCGCCGAAAGCCCGCGGGAGTTCAGCTTTGTGATGGTGTGGAAGGATCTGGCGTCGCTCAAGGCCTTCGCGGGCGAGGACTACACCAGTCCGCACATCGACCCGGCTGAGGCCGAACTGGTCGAGTCGCGCAGCATCAAACACTATGACTTGGTCGAGGTTTGA
- a CDS encoding glyoxalase superfamily protein — translation MTSTGPGYLPLAAFGFGEIRTRILPDAWVHARIATRAPVCIGNCTLHAKGNPMQPPPALPPIPQLKTEARLLRKHSQAQSQPISHSTALERIAQYYGFRDWNTLSARATNLPDLQVGMRVEGQYLGQPYTGYVHGLSACGINGHRRITLQFDTPVDVVQFDSFSSWRQRVSAVIGADDRSPQKTSNGLPHLVVSPLL, via the coding sequence ATGACGTCAACAGGTCCCGGATACCTGCCGCTCGCAGCCTTTGGCTTTGGTGAAATCCGGACAAGGATCCTTCCTGACGCCTGGGTGCACGCCCGGATAGCAACGCGAGCCCCTGTCTGCATCGGCAACTGCACCCTTCACGCGAAAGGTAATCCCATGCAGCCACCGCCTGCTCTCCCCCCCATTCCGCAGCTCAAGACTGAAGCGCGCCTGCTGCGTAAGCATTCACAGGCCCAGAGCCAGCCCATAAGCCACAGCACCGCGCTCGAACGGATCGCGCAATACTATGGCTTTCGCGACTGGAACACCCTTAGCGCCCGCGCCACAAACCTCCCGGATCTGCAGGTCGGGATGCGTGTTGAAGGCCAGTACCTGGGTCAGCCCTACACCGGCTATGTCCACGGCCTCTCGGCCTGCGGCATCAACGGCCACCGCCGGATTACCCTGCAGTTTGATACCCCGGTGGACGTGGTCCAGTTCGACAGCTTTTCGTCCTGGCGCCAACGGGTGTCCGCGGTGATCGGCGCGGACGACCGGTCTCCGCAAAAAACCTCCAACGGGCTCCCCCATCTGGTGGTCAGCCCGCTGTTGTGA
- a CDS encoding 6,7-dimethyl-8-ribityllumazine synthase: MTHTRYAFIKAQWHADIVDRALDGFLDLVSSSQVDVFDVPGAFEMPLMAQELAKSGKYAAIACAAFVVDGGIYRHDFVAQAVVDGLMRVSLETGVPVLSVSLTPHQYQETEHHNTIYRDHFEEKGREAAQAALMITKSRAQALANA, translated from the coding sequence ATGACACACACCCGCTATGCCTTTATCAAGGCGCAATGGCATGCCGATATCGTCGATCGTGCGCTTGATGGGTTTCTGGATCTCGTCTCCAGCTCTCAAGTCGACGTTTTTGATGTTCCCGGTGCTTTTGAAATGCCGCTGATGGCGCAGGAGCTGGCAAAAAGCGGCAAATACGCAGCTATTGCCTGTGCCGCCTTTGTCGTCGACGGCGGCATTTACCGGCACGATTTCGTTGCCCAGGCTGTTGTGGACGGGCTGATGCGTGTGAGCCTTGAGACAGGCGTGCCCGTGCTTTCGGTATCCTTGACACCGCACCAGTATCAGGAGACCGAACACCACAATACAATCTACCGCGACCATTTCGAAGAAAAAGGCCGCGAAGCAGCGCAAGCCGCCTTGATGATCACCAAGTCACGCGCGCAGGCCTTGGCAAACGCCTGA
- the dapF gene encoding diaminopimelate epimerase produces MPGMNTQADTALPFMKMHGLGNDFVVVDARGQDIAITPAMAKGIAHRQFGVGFDQLTVISNGPGDAHLTFYNADGSTSGACGNATRCVARHLILESGKPGLHLTTDRGDLYARDAGDGLTSVNMGHPQLDWQDIPLAEDADTLELPIEGGPTATGMGNPHCTFFVEDAGIIPLEEFGPRYEHHPLYPQRTNVQVAQVTGPDRIRMRVWERGVGVTLASGSSSCATAVAAARRGLTGRKVQVDLDGGTLWINWAEDGVWMTGPTMHVFDGSFTREFLETLK; encoded by the coding sequence ATGCCCGGAATGAACACCCAAGCAGATACCGCACTCCCCTTCATGAAGATGCACGGGCTGGGCAATGACTTCGTTGTTGTCGACGCGCGCGGGCAGGACATTGCCATTACTCCGGCTATGGCCAAAGGAATCGCCCACCGCCAGTTCGGCGTGGGATTTGATCAGCTGACGGTCATCTCGAATGGTCCCGGAGACGCGCATCTCACCTTCTACAATGCCGACGGCTCCACCTCAGGCGCCTGCGGCAATGCCACACGCTGCGTGGCGCGCCACCTGATTCTGGAAAGCGGCAAGCCCGGGCTGCATCTGACTACGGATCGCGGCGACCTTTATGCACGCGATGCCGGCGATGGCCTTACGTCGGTCAATATGGGGCATCCGCAGCTTGATTGGCAGGACATACCGCTGGCCGAAGACGCGGACACGCTGGAACTGCCTATCGAAGGCGGCCCAACCGCAACCGGCATGGGCAACCCGCATTGCACATTCTTTGTCGAGGATGCCGGGATCATTCCGCTGGAAGAATTCGGCCCCCGCTACGAACATCACCCGCTGTACCCCCAGCGCACCAATGTGCAAGTCGCCCAGGTGACTGGCCCCGACCGCATCCGCATGCGCGTGTGGGAGCGCGGTGTGGGGGTGACACTGGCCTCTGGCTCCTCTTCCTGCGCCACAGCCGTTGCTGCGGCCCGCCGCGGGCTGACAGGGCGCAAGGTGCAGGTTGATCTCGATGGCGGCACTCTATGGATCAACTGGGCCGAGGACGGTGTCTGGATGACTGGCCCGACCATGCATGTGTTCGACGGCAGCTTCACACGCGAGTTTCTGGAGACACTGAAATGA
- a CDS encoding alpha-ketoacid dehydrogenase subunit alpha/beta, which yields MDRAQIVHKNFLDRVKAADFPAGAAPAGPLAVSEAVGTFRAQVLSRALDLTSRAMQKAGEGFYTIGSSGHEGMAAVARALRPTDMAFLHYRDAAFQIARADQVPGQRIAWDMLLSFACSSEDPTSGGRHKVLGSKTLMIPPQTSTIASHLPKAVGAAYSVGAAKRHQPEHQVLPEDAIVMCSFGDASANHSTAQGAINTAGWSSVQSTPLPLLFVCEDNGIGISVKTPKGWIEASMAQRPGIKYFKADGLDIYNAFAVAQEAAEYVRTRKKPAFLHLRTVRLYGHAGADVPTTYLSKTEVEADEANDPLLHSVRLLNEAGALQPKEALKIYTDTCARVERIRAEAVTRPHLKTAEDVAASLIPPTRNCTPTNGPRLEERTAAFGSDMRAMEEPQPMSRLINWALTDLMLEHGEIVMMGEDVGRKGGVYGVSQKLQQRFGPDRVIDTLLDEQSILGLAIGMGHNGFVPIPEIQFLAYLHNAEDQLRGEAATLPFFSNGQFTNPMVLRIAGLGYQKGFGGHFHNDNSLAVLRDIPGIVIACPSDGAEAAMMMREAVRLAREEQRVVVFVEPIALYPMRDLHEAKDGGWMRTYPSPDRRIALGEAGVHGEGTDLAIVTYGNGRYLSAQAQAELAAQGVDARIVDLRWLAPLPEAALLEAVKDCRHVLVVDECRITGSLSEALMALFAEQGDAPTARVAASDCFIATGPAYGATLPSKESIVAAALKLAGGKS from the coding sequence ATGGACCGCGCCCAGATCGTGCATAAGAATTTCCTGGACAGGGTTAAGGCCGCAGACTTCCCCGCAGGTGCGGCGCCCGCAGGACCGCTTGCCGTATCAGAGGCAGTTGGCACCTTCCGTGCACAGGTGTTGAGCCGGGCGCTGGACTTGACCAGCCGGGCGATGCAAAAAGCGGGAGAGGGGTTTTACACAATCGGATCCTCGGGGCATGAGGGGATGGCGGCGGTGGCGCGGGCGCTGCGCCCGACCGACATGGCCTTCTTGCATTACCGTGATGCAGCGTTTCAGATTGCCCGGGCGGATCAGGTTCCGGGGCAACGGATTGCCTGGGATATGCTTTTGTCCTTTGCCTGTTCCAGCGAAGACCCAACCTCAGGCGGCCGGCACAAGGTTCTGGGCTCCAAGACACTGATGATCCCGCCGCAAACGTCTACCATTGCCTCGCATCTGCCCAAGGCAGTGGGAGCGGCTTACTCCGTCGGTGCAGCCAAGCGGCACCAGCCAGAGCATCAGGTGCTGCCGGAAGACGCCATTGTCATGTGCTCTTTCGGGGATGCTTCGGCCAACCATTCGACCGCGCAAGGGGCAATCAACACCGCGGGCTGGAGTTCGGTGCAATCGACGCCGCTACCTTTGCTGTTTGTCTGCGAGGACAACGGTATCGGCATTTCCGTAAAAACGCCGAAGGGCTGGATCGAGGCCTCGATGGCGCAGCGGCCGGGCATCAAGTATTTCAAGGCAGACGGGCTGGATATCTATAACGCCTTTGCAGTGGCGCAAGAGGCAGCAGAGTATGTGCGGACCCGCAAGAAGCCGGCCTTCCTGCATCTGCGCACCGTGCGGCTGTACGGCCATGCCGGGGCGGATGTTCCGACCACTTACCTCAGCAAGACCGAGGTTGAGGCGGATGAAGCCAATGATCCGCTGCTTCATTCGGTGCGGCTGCTGAATGAAGCCGGGGCGCTGCAGCCCAAGGAAGCGCTGAAGATTTACACGGACACTTGCGCGCGGGTGGAGCGAATCCGGGCAGAGGCGGTGACACGGCCGCATCTGAAGACGGCAGAAGATGTGGCTGCCAGCCTGATTCCGCCAACGCGGAACTGTACGCCCACCAATGGCCCGCGTTTAGAGGAGCGGACGGCGGCGTTCGGCAGCGACATGCGGGCGATGGAGGAGCCGCAACCGATGTCGCGGCTGATCAACTGGGCGCTGACCGATTTGATGCTGGAGCATGGCGAGATCGTCATGATGGGCGAGGATGTAGGCCGCAAGGGCGGTGTCTACGGCGTGTCTCAGAAATTGCAGCAGCGGTTCGGACCGGACCGGGTCATCGACACCCTGCTGGATGAGCAGTCGATCCTGGGACTGGCGATTGGTATGGGGCACAATGGGTTTGTGCCCATCCCGGAAATCCAGTTCCTTGCCTATCTGCACAATGCCGAGGACCAGCTGCGCGGCGAAGCGGCGACTTTGCCTTTCTTCTCAAACGGGCAATTCACCAACCCGATGGTGCTGCGGATTGCAGGCCTTGGCTATCAGAAGGGTTTTGGCGGGCACTTCCACAATGACAACTCTCTGGCGGTGCTGCGGGATATTCCTGGAATTGTGATTGCCTGTCCCTCAGATGGGGCTGAGGCTGCAATGATGATGCGCGAGGCGGTGCGGCTGGCGCGCGAGGAGCAGCGGGTGGTGGTTTTTGTGGAACCGATTGCGCTGTATCCGATGCGGGACCTGCATGAGGCGAAGGATGGCGGCTGGATGCGGACTTACCCCTCGCCGGACCGGCGGATCGCTTTGGGCGAAGCGGGTGTGCATGGGGAAGGCACCGATCTGGCCATCGTGACCTATGGCAATGGAAGGTATCTTTCGGCCCAGGCGCAGGCGGAACTGGCGGCCCAGGGAGTGGACGCGCGGATTGTGGATCTGCGCTGGCTGGCACCGTTGCCGGAGGCGGCGCTGTTGGAAGCGGTAAAAGATTGCAGGCATGTGCTGGTCGTCGATGAATGCCGCATCACCGGCAGTCTGTCAGAGGCGTTGATGGCACTGTTTGCGGAACAAGGCGATGCCCCAACGGCGCGGGTGGCGGCCAGTGATTGTTTCATTGCCACAGGACCGGCCTATGGTGCCACGCTGCCGTCGAAGGAGAGTATTGTTGCAGCTGCTTTGAAGCTGGCAGGAGGCAAGTCATGA
- a CDS encoding nuclear transport factor 2 family protein produces the protein MTGLSNAEILREAMTRWDGCKAGDLAMWDDYTTEDMCMRSMGEGAHGLDFSAARNGRAQLQNYLSELTSAFEMEHWTLEETVSEGDRVIGLGTTAWTCKATGKRVETPVAIVCRFRDGRICELHEFYDSASVAAATC, from the coding sequence ATGACGGGGCTATCAAATGCGGAGATTCTGCGGGAAGCAATGACCAGGTGGGATGGCTGCAAAGCGGGCGATCTGGCCATGTGGGATGACTATACCACCGAGGACATGTGCATGCGTTCGATGGGGGAGGGCGCGCATGGGCTGGATTTCAGTGCGGCACGGAACGGGCGCGCGCAGCTGCAGAATTATCTGAGTGAGCTGACCAGTGCCTTTGAAATGGAACATTGGACGCTGGAAGAGACGGTCTCGGAGGGCGACCGGGTGATTGGGTTGGGCACCACGGCCTGGACCTGCAAGGCCACAGGAAAGCGGGTGGAGACGCCTGTTGCCATTGTCTGCCGGTTCCGGGACGGGCGCATCTGTGAGCTGCACGAGTTCTACGATTCCGCTTCGGTGGCAGCGGCTACCTGCTGA
- the petA gene encoding ubiquinol-cytochrome c reductase iron-sulfur subunit, translating to MSHAEDHEGTRRDFLYYATAGAGAVTAGAAVWPLVNQMNPSADVKALSSILVDVSGVEVGTQISVMFLGKPVFIRRRTQEEIDEARAVELSELIDPRSENPNKPGTDAADANRTMDEAGEWLVMMGVCTHLGCVPLGDGSGDFHGWFCPCHGSHYDTAGRIRKGPAPENLHVPVAEFTDANTIKLG from the coding sequence GTGTCCCACGCAGAAGACCACGAAGGAACCCGGAGAGATTTCCTCTACTACGCCACTGCCGGCGCCGGGGCAGTGACCGCGGGTGCCGCCGTATGGCCCCTGGTCAACCAGATGAACCCCTCCGCCGACGTGAAAGCGCTGTCCTCGATCCTGGTCGATGTCAGCGGTGTAGAAGTAGGCACGCAGATCTCGGTCATGTTCCTTGGCAAGCCGGTGTTCATCCGCCGCCGCACCCAGGAAGAGATTGATGAAGCCCGCGCCGTGGAGCTGTCCGAACTGATCGACCCGCGGTCGGAAAACCCGAACAAGCCGGGTACTGACGCGGCTGACGCGAACCGCACCATGGACGAGGCCGGCGAATGGCTGGTGATGATGGGTGTTTGCACCCACCTGGGCTGTGTGCCGCTGGGCGACGGTTCCGGCGATTTCCACGGCTGGTTCTGCCCCTGCCACGGTTCGCACTACGACACCGCAGGCCGCATCCGCAAAGGCCCGGCGCCTGAGAACCTGCATGTGCCGGTGGCTGAGTTCACCGACGCCAACACCATCAAGCTGGGATAA